One Aegilops tauschii subsp. strangulata cultivar AL8/78 chromosome 7, Aet v6.0, whole genome shotgun sequence genomic window carries:
- the LOC109754187 gene encoding uncharacterized protein: protein MAASSSSSPRCPWPDLQPELLGVVLSRLPSHADRVRLAAVCRPWRSNARLLRPLPPLLPWLALCDGTFLSLPDGAIHRLPAADDGVSVRASTGSRLFLVHGDGRCSLMSPSPSATTPVPEAASWFQGKPVVRKVVASDHLIAALVESKNSETAKVIISTRGQPWDTTRCSTMEWAEPEGGLVSDIAIFKGKIYALLTTKMKRYRQHELRILDDGHEQTIHGTLPGQEAWYDPNSTEFHLQRNYLVVSGDRLLMVEQRISEPWPRDWGALKLTRHFKVLEATDLSSSGCAHWTEVDTLMGRALFVSQGCSESLPASAGGQSSGTGVEEDCIYFLNEKKGSSQPGLAFLNLKPGRPFVSKINGGNCENAFQDSGVYNMRDRTVMPLLSETLVASTAGEGPWSPTWLFPEP from the coding sequence ATGGCAGCCTCATCAAGCTCGTCTCCCCGCTGCCCATGGCCGGACCTCCAGCCGGAGTTGTTGGGCGTCGTGCTCTCGCGGCTGCCGTCGCACGCCGACCGCGTCCGCCTCGCCGCCGTCTGCCGCCCATGGCGCTCCAACGCGCGGCTGCTGCGCCCGCTTCCCCCGCTGCTCCCGTGGCTCGCCCTCTGCGATGGCACCTTCCTCAGCCTCCCCGACGGCGCCATCCACCGCCTGCCCGCCGCGGACGACGGCGTCTCCGTCCGGGCCTCCACCGGCAGTAGGCTCTTCCTCGTGCACGGCGACGGCAGGTGCTCGCTGATGAGCCCTTCCCCCTCGGCGACGACCCCTGTCCCCGAGGCTGCCTCCTGGTTCCAGGGGAAGCCCGTCGTCCGGAAGGTGGTGGCGTCCGATCACCTCATCGCCGCTCTGGTGGAGTCAAAAAATTCCGAGACCGCAAAAGTCATCATCTCTACTCGTGGGCAGCCATGGGACACCACGAGGTGCTCCACGATGGAGTGGGCGGAGCCTGAAGGCGGCCTCGTCAGCGACATTGCCATCTTCAAAGGGAAGATCTATGCCCTCCTCACCACAAAAATGAAGCGATATCGTCAACACGAGCTTCGTATCCTGGACGACGGCCACGAGCAGACCATCCACGGTACCCTACCAGGGCAGGAGGCATGGTACGATCCTAACTCGACTGAGTTCCACTTGCAGCGGAACTACCTTGTCGTCTCCGGCGATCGGCTGCTGATGGTCGAACAAAGGATCAGCGAGCCGTGGCCGAGAGACTGGGGAGCTTTGAAGCTGACTCGACACTTCAAGGTATTGGAAGCAACGGACCTGAGCAGCAGCGGCTGTGCACACTGGACCGAAGTCGATACATTGATGGGGCGTGCGCTCTTCGTCAGCCAAGGGTGCTCCGAGTCCCTCCCTGCCAGTGCCGGAGGTCAGTCTAGCGGCACCGGAGTTGAAGAAGATTGCATCTACTTTCTAAACGAGAAGAAAGGATCTAGTCAGCCTGGTTTGGCCTTTCTTAACTTAAAGCCGGGCAGGCCCTTCGTTTCAAAAATAAACGGGGGAAATTGTGAGAATGCCTTTCAAGACTCTGGGGTGTACAACATGAGAGACCGGACAGTGATGCCATTGCTGTCGGAGACGCTAGTGGCGTCCACAGCCGGCGAAGGCCCATGGTCTCCAACTTGGCTTTTTCCAGAGCCTTGA
- the LOC109754167 gene encoding uncharacterized protein, producing the protein MYKFCQAVIEVFGPEYLRQPTAADTERLLATNAARGFPGMLGSIDCSHNDINVLQHSPVFARLAEGHSPPVNFEINGHQYNKGYYLADGIYPQWSTFVKTISKPQGEKRKRFAQMQESARKGMKRAFGVLQSRWGIVRNPALSWDETKFWEVMTACVIMHNMIVEDECDESIFDQGFDYQGEMLSPYTKNQIHLNSLSNSTA; encoded by the exons ATGTACAAGTTCTGCCAGGCTGTGATCGAGGTGTTTGGACCGGAGTACTTGAGGCAGCCAACTGCCGCTGATACAGAGAGATTGTTGGCGACCAACGCAGCTAGAGGCTTTCCAGgcatgcttggcagcatagatt GttctcacaatgatatcaacgtgctgcaGCATTCTCCAGTCTTCGCAAGGCTTGCAGAAGGCCACTCCCCACCTGTCAACTTTGAGATCAATGGCCACCAGTACAACAAGGGATACTATCTAGCTGATGGTATATATCCGCAGTGGTCAACTTTTGTGAAGACAATCTCGAAACCCCAAGGTGAGAAGAGAAAGAGATTTGCCCAAATgcaagagagtgctagaaagGGTATGAAACGTGCTTTTGGTGTGCTTCAATCCCGGTGGGGTATCGTTCGAAACCCTGCATTGTCATGGGATGAAACAAAGttttgggaggtgatgactgcttgtgtgatcatgcacaacatgatcgtcgaGGACGAGTGTGATGAGAGTATTTTCGACCAAGGATTTGATTATCAAGGTGAAATGTTAAGCCCCTACACCAAGAACCAGATACATTTAAACAGTTTGTCCAATTCCACTGCATGA